The following proteins are co-located in the Haloplanus sp. HW8-1 genome:
- a CDS encoding ZIP family metal transporter, which translates to MTRRSLVGPVATATLVGLSWFAATEETWKLLGISWVAFAAMALGIPLGRRSLGGRPWTLVWGYGLASGAMVTSAAVFLVPQAIAHDSTFGGFGVAFGLLVGFASHTVGHRLAHLDLPFDRTATELTAHAFSAGVIIGVVYGNMPDLGPILGLAIVSHKGPAGYAAARRLVTNDRDPTVLLLPAAGVGIAAILASLIALPAAPTVRGVVFGFAAGIFLHVAMDFLPRCELGSDVHELLTVSGDAHALLDRLRVHAVLSTGLGGVAVFGAWLLVS; encoded by the coding sequence GTGACCCGCCGATCACTCGTCGGTCCCGTCGCCACCGCGACTCTCGTGGGGTTGTCCTGGTTCGCGGCGACCGAGGAGACCTGGAAACTGCTTGGAATCTCGTGGGTCGCCTTCGCCGCGATGGCGCTCGGGATTCCGCTCGGGCGGCGGTCGCTCGGTGGCCGCCCGTGGACGCTCGTCTGGGGATACGGCCTCGCGAGCGGCGCGATGGTGACGAGCGCCGCCGTCTTTCTCGTTCCCCAGGCCATCGCTCACGACTCGACGTTCGGTGGCTTCGGCGTCGCCTTCGGCCTGCTGGTCGGCTTTGCCAGCCACACCGTCGGTCACCGTCTCGCCCACCTCGACCTCCCCTTCGATCGCACCGCGACGGAACTCACGGCTCACGCCTTCTCCGCGGGCGTCATCATCGGCGTCGTCTACGGCAACATGCCGGATCTCGGCCCGATCCTGGGGCTCGCCATCGTCTCGCACAAGGGGCCGGCGGGCTACGCCGCCGCCCGCCGACTGGTGACGAACGACCGCGACCCGACCGTGTTGCTCCTGCCCGCGGCCGGCGTCGGCATCGCAGCCATCCTCGCCAGTCTGATCGCCCTGCCCGCCGCGCCGACGGTGCGGGGCGTCGTCTTCGGGTTCGCCGCCGGCATCTTCCTCCACGTGGCGATGGACTTCCTGCCGCGATGCGAACTCGGGAGCGACGTTCACGAGCTACTGACGGTGAGCGGCGACGCCCACGCTCTGCTTGATCGCCTCCGCGTCCACGCCGTCCTCAGCACGGGGCTCGGCGGCGTCGCGGTGTTCGGTGCGTGGCTCCTCGTCTCGTAG
- a CDS encoding DUF7490 domain-containing protein, which produces MRRETALAAGTVGVVLLTVVAAVLVPGALADPSEERPVRPGPVTIADMEIAAGDVTGDTVTLNVTTRLSHRGPPARNVSLRVQAVDTESGLVETTRTVRVGNLSGEREVAVPTNLTVEREGGYRIRTVVYRDGQRIDSGARELRGLEALQPPYARSDVRFASADALPPVSFSVAEAGEERTTLALQMGLTNGGDERPADLRVTVTLRQADSNIVANRTSVTVESIRPGRTETVETRLAVPAGYNYYIDAVLWRDGVVIDSARGAANLNPSETISVNETRREVELEVGDFTRGDGEGGDRPVPEATGQPTASGGPGFGVAVAVVAVVAAALLARRKRQ; this is translated from the coding sequence ATGCGTCGCGAAACAGCGCTGGCCGCGGGGACGGTCGGTGTCGTCCTCCTGACCGTCGTCGCGGCGGTCCTGGTCCCCGGTGCCCTCGCCGACCCCAGCGAGGAGCGACCGGTACGGCCCGGCCCGGTCACCATCGCCGACATGGAGATTGCGGCGGGCGACGTGACCGGCGACACGGTTACCCTGAACGTGACAACCCGCCTCTCACACCGCGGTCCGCCGGCCCGGAACGTCAGCCTGCGAGTACAGGCCGTCGATACCGAGTCGGGACTGGTTGAGACCACCCGAACCGTTCGCGTCGGGAATCTCTCCGGGGAACGCGAGGTGGCGGTTCCGACGAACCTGACCGTCGAGCGGGAAGGCGGCTACCGGATTCGCACGGTCGTCTACCGAGACGGCCAGCGGATCGACAGCGGGGCGCGGGAACTCCGCGGCCTCGAAGCCCTCCAGCCGCCGTACGCCCGGAGCGACGTCCGGTTCGCGTCCGCCGACGCCCTCCCGCCAGTCTCCTTCTCGGTCGCCGAGGCGGGCGAGGAGCGGACCACGCTCGCCCTGCAGATGGGGTTGACCAACGGCGGCGACGAGCGACCGGCTGACCTCCGGGTCACGGTGACGCTCCGGCAGGCCGACTCCAACATCGTCGCCAACCGCACGTCGGTGACGGTCGAGTCGATCCGTCCCGGACGGACGGAGACGGTCGAGACGCGACTGGCCGTCCCCGCGGGGTACAACTACTACATCGACGCCGTCCTCTGGAGAGACGGGGTCGTCATCGACAGCGCCCGCGGGGCCGCGAACCTCAACCCCTCGGAGACGATCAGCGTCAACGAGACCCGCCGCGAGGTGGAACTGGAAGTCGGGGACTTCACCCGTGGTGACGGCGAGGGCGGCGACCGGCCCGTACCCGAGGCGACGGGACAACCGACTGCCAGCGGCGGCCCCGGCTTCGGCGTCGCCGTCGCCGTCGTCGCCGTCGTCGCCGCTGCCCTACTCGCACGGAGGAAACGCCAATGA
- a CDS encoding universal stress protein: MRTYVLGTDTVDTSAALCDYLDGRLDAADTVHAVNSLRGGSRTDAETVRDGEDALNVVQSRLGALASVETHQLVRGNAPDEDLLAYAVDVDADELVVGVRKRNPTGKALFGSTTQSVLLESSRPVAVVPLDAE, from the coding sequence ATGCGAACCTACGTACTGGGCACCGACACGGTCGATACGAGCGCGGCGCTGTGTGACTATCTCGACGGTCGGCTCGACGCCGCGGACACGGTCCACGCCGTCAACTCCCTGAGAGGTGGATCGCGGACGGACGCGGAGACGGTCCGCGACGGCGAGGACGCCCTCAACGTGGTCCAGTCCCGACTCGGCGCCCTGGCGTCGGTCGAAACCCACCAACTCGTCCGCGGCAACGCTCCCGACGAGGACCTCCTCGCATACGCCGTCGACGTCGACGCGGACGAACTCGTCGTCGGCGTTCGAAAGCGAAACCCCACGGGGAAGGCCCTTTTCGGGAGTACGACCCAGTCGGTCCTGTTGGAGTCGTCGCGTCCCGTCGCCGTCGTCCCCCTCGACGCCGAGTGA
- a CDS encoding alpha/beta hydrolase gives MTTTGARPATDRFAFATTTVEFESEGGTRHGRLYRPDRPSTPPVIVLGPTVAAEATFGYPRYAERFAGAGYAAFVFEHGGVEKSVARGVTGRRTETGDPRNLVDPAAQVADWNAAIDHVRTLDGDRRRVVLWGFGLGGGHVVRVAAERRVAAALAVSPMLDGRAFARSRTPRYLARAVAAGVRDRLGAPLGRSRSIPVVGGPGEFGVLPREPAGKAYLDLVPRGSDWHNETPARGVLSLFRYRPCTDAADVTCPTFLLAAGRDGLVPPETVAATADHIDDATYLRLPVGHVDPLGDAFEAAAAHQIAFLDDAVGGR, from the coding sequence GACGACGACGGGTGCGCGGCCGGCCACGGATCGATTCGCGTTCGCGACGACTACCGTCGAGTTCGAGAGCGAGGGCGGGACACGCCACGGCCGGCTCTACCGCCCGGATCGGCCGTCGACGCCGCCGGTGATCGTACTCGGGCCGACGGTCGCCGCCGAAGCCACCTTCGGCTACCCGCGGTACGCGGAGCGGTTCGCCGGCGCGGGCTACGCCGCCTTCGTCTTCGAGCACGGAGGAGTCGAAAAGAGCGTAGCACGGGGCGTCACGGGACGCCGGACGGAGACCGGCGACCCTCGAAATCTCGTCGACCCGGCCGCACAGGTGGCCGACTGGAACGCGGCGATCGACCACGTCCGGACCCTCGACGGGGACCGCCGCCGGGTCGTCCTGTGGGGATTCGGTCTCGGCGGCGGGCACGTCGTCCGCGTGGCCGCCGAACGGCGGGTCGCCGCGGCGCTCGCCGTCTCGCCGATGCTCGACGGGCGTGCGTTCGCTCGCTCGCGCACGCCGCGGTATCTCGCCCGGGCGGTCGCCGCCGGCGTGCGCGACCGCCTCGGGGCCCCGCTCGGCCGCTCGCGGTCGATCCCCGTCGTCGGCGGTCCCGGCGAGTTCGGCGTCCTCCCGCGGGAGCCGGCCGGCAAAGCGTATCTCGATCTCGTTCCCCGAGGGAGCGACTGGCACAACGAGACGCCTGCACGCGGTGTGCTCTCGCTGTTTCGGTACCGACCGTGTACCGACGCCGCGGACGTCACCTGTCCGACCTTCCTACTCGCGGCCGGCAGGGACGGCCTCGTCCCGCCCGAGACGGTCGCGGCGACCGCGGACCACATCGACGACGCGACCTACCTCCGCTTGCCCGTCGGTCACGTCGACCCCCTCGGCGACGCCTTCGAGGCGGCCGCCGCCCACCAGATCGCCTTCCTCGACGATGCAGTCGGCGGCCGGTAG